The Kitasatospora paranensis genome has a window encoding:
- a CDS encoding glycosyl hydrolase, which yields MVYHGVLPEVPAVGDSSGTDAATLQNYLNAEQADPTKQVSDDTYWTGKGLGRAARIAEIADQTGNTAVRDSALAAIKSKLTDWFTASAGKTAHLFYYDKNWGTLIGYPASYGSDQELNDHHFHYGYYVAAAATLAKFDPAWASTGQYGGMVDLLIRDADNYDRSDTRFPYLRDFDIYDGHDWASGHGSFAAGNNQESSSEGMNFDNGLIQWGEATGNKAVRDAGIYMYTTQAAAIQDYWFDSNHQNYPAAFPHHEVGMVWGDGGAYSTWFSSAPEQIQGINLLPVTGGHLYLGYDPAYVKADYQDMLTNSGHTQPTIWTDIWYEFLALGDGDKALSAFRANNSFTSEEGESKAHTFHWIRNLAALGNVDTTVTADSPLASVFAKNGARTYVAANITATARTVHFSDGTTVDVPAGKTVASGANTWSGGTATGGTSPSGGPTSTASPTASPTPTADPSPSASAGPTGSASASPSPTGGATSSPTLYLQSDGSLTGSTRAAGTATVASAGGANHDGTPSGPLTLTATGLNLTYNGGTTAFDLAVDAGTAVGNATQIRLSYDCAGNGNWNRVETYHYYATDPVPGVEHYTQTGGPESATGTPCDLVNGTVKAEIWNALGTSPSALGTGNASVLNLPYTATTGSTSSPSASGGTGGSSSPTLYAQGDGSLTAAVRVSGSAVITSAGGANHDGTPSGPLTLTATGLDLTYNGGTTDFDLAVDANTSVGNATQLRLSYDCTGDGSWDRVETYHYYATDPVAGWEHYTQTTGLESATGTPCNLAGGTVRAEIWNALGTSPSALGTGNLTVLHLPYS from the coding sequence ATGGTGTACCACGGCGTGCTGCCCGAGGTGCCCGCGGTGGGTGACAGCAGTGGCACGGACGCGGCCACCCTGCAGAATTACCTGAACGCCGAGCAGGCCGACCCCACGAAGCAGGTCAGCGACGACACCTACTGGACGGGCAAGGGCCTCGGCCGGGCCGCCCGCATCGCGGAGATCGCCGACCAGACGGGCAACACCGCCGTCCGCGACTCGGCGCTGGCGGCGATCAAGTCGAAGCTCACCGACTGGTTCACCGCGTCGGCGGGCAAAACGGCACACCTGTTCTACTACGACAAGAACTGGGGCACGCTGATCGGCTACCCCGCCTCCTACGGCTCCGACCAGGAACTGAACGACCATCACTTCCACTACGGCTACTACGTCGCGGCGGCCGCCACCCTCGCCAAGTTCGACCCGGCCTGGGCGTCGACCGGGCAGTACGGCGGCATGGTCGACCTGCTGATCCGCGATGCCGACAACTACGACCGCAGCGACACCCGCTTCCCGTACCTGCGGGACTTCGACATCTACGACGGCCACGACTGGGCGTCCGGCCACGGCTCGTTCGCCGCGGGCAACAACCAGGAGTCCTCGTCCGAGGGCATGAACTTCGACAACGGCCTCATCCAGTGGGGCGAGGCCACCGGCAACAAGGCTGTCCGCGACGCGGGCATCTACATGTACACCACGCAGGCCGCGGCCATCCAGGACTACTGGTTCGACAGCAACCACCAGAACTACCCGGCCGCGTTCCCGCACCACGAGGTCGGCATGGTGTGGGGCGACGGCGGCGCGTACTCCACCTGGTTCTCCAGCGCCCCGGAGCAGATCCAGGGCATCAACCTCCTCCCGGTGACGGGCGGTCACCTCTACCTCGGCTACGACCCCGCCTACGTCAAGGCCGACTACCAGGACATGCTGACCAACAGCGGCCACACCCAGCCGACGATCTGGACGGACATCTGGTACGAATTCCTGGCCCTGGGCGACGGTGACAAGGCGCTGTCGGCCTTCCGCGCGAACAACTCGTTCACCTCGGAGGAGGGCGAGAGCAAGGCCCACACCTTCCACTGGATCCGCAACCTCGCCGCCCTCGGCAACGTCGACACCACCGTCACCGCGGACTCCCCGCTGGCCTCGGTCTTCGCCAAGAACGGCGCCCGCACCTACGTCGCCGCCAACATCACCGCCACCGCCCGCACCGTCCACTTCTCCGACGGCACCACCGTCGACGTCCCGGCCGGGAAGACCGTCGCCTCGGGCGCCAACACCTGGAGCGGCGGCACCGCCACCGGCGGCACGAGCCCCAGCGGCGGCCCGACCTCCACCGCATCTCCCACCGCCTCGCCCACCCCGACCGCCGACCCGAGCCCCAGCGCGTCCGCCGGCCCCACCGGCAGCGCCTCCGCCTCGCCCTCCCCCACCGGCGGAGCCACCTCCTCGCCGACGCTGTACCTGCAGAGCGACGGCAGCCTGACCGGCAGCACGCGGGCCGCCGGCACGGCCACCGTGGCCTCGGCGGGCGGCGCGAACCACGACGGCACCCCGTCCGGCCCGCTCACGCTGACCGCGACCGGGCTCAACCTCACCTACAACGGCGGCACCACCGCCTTCGACCTGGCCGTCGACGCGGGCACCGCCGTCGGCAACGCCACCCAGATCCGGCTCTCCTACGACTGCGCGGGCAACGGGAACTGGAACCGCGTCGAGACCTACCACTACTACGCCACCGACCCTGTTCCGGGCGTCGAGCACTACACGCAGACCGGCGGCCCGGAGTCCGCCACCGGCACCCCCTGCGACCTGGTCAACGGCACCGTCAAGGCCGAGATCTGGAACGCCCTCGGCACCAGCCCCAGCGCCCTGGGCACCGGCAACGCCTCCGTGCTGAACCTGCCCTACACCGCGACCACGGGCTCGACCTCCTCGCCGTCCGCCTCGGGAGGCACCGGGGGTTCCTCCTCGCCGACCCTGTACGCGCAGGGCGACGGCAGCCTGACAGCGGCCGTGCGGGTGTCCGGCAGCGCGGTGATCACCTCGGCGGGCGGCGCGAACCACGACGGCACCCCGTCCGGCCCGCTCACGCTGACCGCGACCGGGCTCGACCTCACCTACAACGGCGGCACCACCGACTTCGACCTCGCCGTCGACGCCAACACCTCGGTCGGCAACGCCACCCAGCTCCGCCTCTCCTACGACTGCACCGGCGACGGCTCCTGGGACCGCGTCGAGACCTACCACTACTACGCCACCGACCCCGTCGCCGGCTGGGAGCACTACACGCAGACCACCGGCCTCGAATCCGCCACCGGCACCCCCTGCAACCTCGCCGGCGGCACCGTCAGGGCCGAGATCTGGAACGCCCTCGGCACCAGCCCCAGCGCGCTGGGCACCGGCAACCTCACCGTCCTGCACCTGCCCTACAGCTGA
- a CDS encoding GOLPH3/VPS74 family protein — MSRGLHLATYLLAFDTRDQSLQDRTRAGYLVRAGALAELAHRGAAAEDGAGRVEVVSADPTGDRVLDALLAELGDRRRTWKSWIRRSRDDTLEAVEEQLTVLGVTVMADRDPHGPVKPHRAVAMDDPREALDLQVRVAELVRGSAPVAEVPFADAVLAALAAHGHLRLVLSRHDRRAHAGRITALTHRLADKAPHLARAVSGLNLTMVAGQGGMGGS; from the coding sequence ATGAGCCGAGGACTGCATCTGGCCACGTACCTGCTGGCCTTCGACACCCGGGACCAGTCGCTGCAGGACCGCACCCGGGCCGGGTACCTGGTCCGAGCCGGTGCCCTGGCCGAGCTCGCCCACCGCGGCGCCGCCGCCGAGGACGGAGCGGGCCGGGTGGAGGTCGTCTCGGCCGACCCCACCGGGGACCGCGTGCTGGACGCACTGCTCGCCGAGCTGGGCGACCGCCGCCGCACCTGGAAGTCGTGGATCAGGCGCAGCCGTGACGACACCCTCGAAGCCGTCGAGGAGCAGCTCACCGTGCTCGGCGTCACCGTCATGGCCGACCGCGACCCGCACGGCCCGGTCAAGCCGCATCGGGCCGTGGCGATGGACGATCCACGCGAAGCCCTGGACCTGCAGGTGCGGGTGGCCGAACTGGTCCGCGGCAGCGCCCCGGTCGCCGAGGTGCCGTTCGCCGACGCGGTACTCGCAGCCCTGGCCGCCCACGGGCATCTGAGGCTGGTGCTCTCGCGACACGACCGCAGGGCCCACGCCGGGCGGATCACCGCGCTGACCCACCGGCTCGCCGACAAGGCCCCGCACCTGGCCAGGGCGGTGAGCGGGCTCAATCTGACCATGGTCGCCGGCCAGGGCGGGATGGGCGGCAGCTGA
- a CDS encoding glyoxalase: MANTTPTAVALSLGSVTVEVADVEAAGRFYRAFGVDTRIRLRAAEAPSAGFRGFTLALTVSGPATVDGFVGAAVAAGATVLKPAAKSLWGYGGVVQAPDGTIWKIATSAKKDTGPATREIDDVVLLLGVEDMKATKQFYVGRGLAVAKSFGSKYTEFAPGRAGSVKLALYKRRALAKDLGVPADGTGAHRIVLGGTADTFTDPDGFAWEPAPAQP; encoded by the coding sequence ATGGCAAACACCACTCCCACCGCAGTCGCCCTGTCCCTCGGTTCCGTCACCGTCGAGGTGGCCGATGTCGAGGCCGCCGGCCGTTTCTACCGCGCTTTCGGCGTGGACACCCGGATCCGTCTGCGGGCGGCCGAGGCGCCCTCGGCCGGATTCCGCGGGTTCACCCTGGCGCTCACGGTGTCTGGTCCGGCCACCGTCGACGGCTTCGTCGGCGCGGCCGTGGCGGCCGGCGCCACGGTGCTCAAGCCCGCCGCGAAGTCGCTGTGGGGCTACGGCGGCGTCGTCCAGGCCCCGGACGGCACGATCTGGAAGATCGCGACCTCGGCCAAGAAGGACACCGGCCCCGCCACCCGCGAGATCGACGACGTCGTCCTGCTGCTCGGCGTCGAGGACATGAAGGCCACCAAGCAGTTCTACGTCGGCCGGGGCCTGGCCGTGGCCAAGAGCTTCGGCAGCAAGTACACCGAGTTCGCCCCCGGGCGGGCCGGCTCCGTCAAGCTGGCGCTCTACAAGCGCCGGGCCCTGGCCAAGGACCTCGGCGTGCCCGCCGACGGCACCGGCGCGCACCGCATCGTCCTCGGCGGCACCGCCGACACCTTCACCGACCCGGACGGCTTCGCCTGGGAGCCCGCCCCGGCACAGCCCTGA
- a CDS encoding alpha/beta hydrolase: MNRDHDLIVMAQRGTLHAQPNLACPEIDRFGAKAVGLVYDAPSTGRRLVRAAKECRDRLAAGGVELSAYNTTENAADFADLRKALGVERWNVYGYSYGTDLALTYLRLHPEGIRSVAIDSVAPPQVVSLPWTWDSAREGIGAILAACAAQPACQSRYPNLPDVLTEQVRRLEAHPLRLTAQPPAGGTPVEVVLDGGALVNLLVANAVKAVDVPAALDELAHGNPERFARAQAAGATPVVGEFAHGLTQSVACSEWVPGFSESDLLAAGRRAFPGGRTPSWPRHRSFPSSTTSAGSGTSRTAPPSSA; this comes from the coding sequence GTGAACCGGGACCACGATCTGATCGTCATGGCCCAGCGGGGCACGCTCCACGCGCAACCGAACCTCGCCTGCCCCGAGATCGACCGCTTCGGCGCGAAGGCCGTGGGGCTGGTCTACGACGCGCCGTCGACCGGGCGGCGGCTGGTGCGCGCGGCGAAGGAGTGCCGGGACCGTCTGGCGGCCGGCGGAGTCGAACTGAGTGCCTACAACACCACGGAGAACGCCGCGGACTTCGCCGACCTGCGCAAGGCGCTGGGCGTCGAGCGGTGGAACGTCTACGGGTACTCGTACGGCACCGACCTGGCTCTCACCTACCTGCGGCTGCACCCCGAGGGGATCCGCTCGGTGGCGATCGACTCGGTCGCACCTCCGCAGGTCGTGAGCCTGCCGTGGACGTGGGACAGCGCCCGGGAGGGGATCGGCGCGATCCTCGCGGCGTGCGCGGCCCAGCCCGCCTGCCAGAGCCGCTATCCGAACCTCCCGGACGTGCTGACGGAGCAGGTCCGGCGGCTGGAGGCGCACCCGCTGAGGCTGACGGCGCAACCGCCGGCGGGCGGGACACCGGTGGAGGTCGTCCTCGACGGGGGCGCGCTGGTGAATCTCCTGGTCGCCAATGCCGTCAAGGCCGTCGACGTCCCGGCGGCACTCGACGAACTCGCCCACGGAAACCCGGAGCGCTTCGCCCGGGCCCAGGCCGCCGGCGCGACGCCCGTCGTCGGCGAGTTCGCCCATGGCCTGACGCAGTCGGTGGCCTGCAGCGAGTGGGTGCCGGGCTTCTCCGAGTCCGACCTGCTGGCGGCGGGGCGCCGGGCCTTCCCGGGTGGCCGGACTCCGTCCTGGCCCAGGCACCGCAGCTTCCCTTCGAGCACGACGTCTGCCGGGTCTGGAACGTCCCGGACCGCACCGCCGTCCAGCGCGTGA
- a CDS encoding alpha/beta hydrolase, whose translation MTTRSTVPALIVSGSFDAKTGASWGRYTARTLPRSTAVLIPGIGHWVVPQSPCAQSVLASFLARPTAPDTTCAAGLTPQPFTITPEPETA comes from the coding sequence GTGACCACCCGCAGCACGGTACCGGCGCTCATCGTCTCCGGGAGCTTCGATGCGAAGACCGGGGCGAGCTGGGGCCGGTACACGGCCCGGACGCTGCCCCGGTCGACCGCCGTGCTGATTCCCGGGATCGGCCACTGGGTGGTGCCCCAGTCACCCTGCGCGCAGAGCGTCCTGGCCTCCTTCCTGGCCCGTCCGACCGCGCCCGACACCACCTGTGCGGCAGGACTCACCCCGCAACCGTTCACCATCACCCCCGAGCCGGAGACCGCATGA
- a CDS encoding alpha/beta fold hydrolase, whose product MSVRPPHHRRSVRRLRTAIAGAATGVLLLGLATPPAHAGDGTEAQLGTTARTAGHARFEPGPCPRTADPIPALGQARCGTLTVPENRSQRGGRMITLGVAIVPAAASRPTRDPIVWFAGGPGDDAVSEIPLALNGGLNRDRDVIFMSQRGTYSADPALTCPNIDQFNADALGLVYGAPSTGRLHVEATRTCHDRLVGLGADLSAYNSTESAADYADLRVALGIKQWNVFGISYGTDLALLYMREHPDGIRSVGIDGVLPPSLAGGAVTWKAAQEGFDGIFDACAQQPACNDRYPHLKTTFERLVRELEARPVTTTVTVPDRPEPVKVVLDGGTLVNWLTFASHLAAGVPRSIDELAHGNPQRIAEQLAGGKLSPQAIGRLSHGLAYGVFCSEWTPYETEADVLRAGRRAFPSFPESVLANAPGLAWLHADCRAWDVPAAPRSVRDVTHSDIPTLVLSGGFDSQTAPSSGPYAARTLRRSTEVTIPWVAHVVFADSPCAQSITTSFFDTPTAPDTACLSGLRPPAFDIAP is encoded by the coding sequence ATGTCCGTCCGCCCACCCCACCACCGACGCTCCGTGCGACGGCTCCGGACCGCGATCGCCGGGGCCGCGACCGGTGTCCTCCTCCTCGGCCTCGCCACGCCGCCCGCCCACGCCGGGGACGGCACCGAGGCGCAGCTCGGTACGACCGCCCGAACGGCCGGCCACGCCCGCTTCGAACCCGGCCCGTGTCCGAGGACGGCGGATCCGATCCCCGCCCTCGGGCAGGCCCGCTGCGGGACGCTGACGGTGCCGGAGAACCGTTCGCAGCGCGGGGGACGGATGATCACCCTCGGGGTCGCGATCGTGCCGGCGGCCGCGAGCCGGCCGACGCGCGACCCGATCGTGTGGTTCGCCGGCGGGCCCGGCGACGACGCGGTCTCCGAGATTCCGCTGGCGCTCAACGGCGGTCTGAACCGCGATCGCGACGTCATCTTCATGTCCCAGCGCGGGACGTACTCGGCCGACCCGGCCCTCACCTGCCCGAACATCGACCAGTTCAACGCCGACGCCCTCGGCCTCGTCTACGGTGCGCCGTCCACCGGGCGCCTGCACGTCGAAGCGACGCGCACCTGCCACGACCGGCTGGTGGGGCTCGGGGCCGACCTGAGCGCGTACAACAGCACCGAGAGCGCCGCCGACTACGCGGACCTGCGCGTCGCGCTGGGCATCAAGCAGTGGAACGTGTTCGGCATCTCCTACGGCACCGACCTGGCCCTCCTCTACATGCGCGAGCACCCGGACGGCATCCGGTCGGTGGGCATCGACGGCGTACTGCCGCCCTCCCTCGCCGGCGGAGCCGTCACCTGGAAGGCCGCCCAGGAGGGCTTCGACGGCATCTTCGACGCCTGCGCGCAGCAGCCCGCCTGCAACGACCGCTACCCGCACCTGAAGACCACCTTCGAACGCCTCGTCCGTGAACTCGAGGCCCGACCGGTCACCACCACCGTCACCGTGCCGGACCGACCGGAGCCGGTGAAGGTCGTGCTGGACGGCGGCACCCTGGTGAACTGGCTGACCTTCGCCAGCCACCTGGCCGCCGGAGTACCCCGCTCCATCGACGAGCTGGCCCATGGCAACCCGCAGCGGATCGCCGAGCAGCTGGCGGGCGGCAAGCTCAGCCCCCAGGCCATCGGCAGGCTCTCGCACGGACTCGCCTACGGCGTCTTCTGCAGCGAGTGGACCCCGTACGAGACCGAGGCCGACGTGCTCCGCGCCGGGCGGCGCGCGTTCCCGTCGTTCCCAGAGTCGGTGCTGGCCAACGCACCGGGGCTCGCGTGGCTCCACGCGGACTGCCGGGCCTGGGACGTCCCCGCAGCCCCGCGCTCGGTCCGGGACGTGACGCACAGCGACATCCCGACCCTCGTCCTGTCGGGCGGCTTCGACTCCCAGACCGCGCCGAGCAGCGGCCCGTACGCCGCCCGCACACTGCGCCGGTCCACCGAGGTCACCATCCCCTGGGTCGCCCACGTGGTCTTCGCCGACTCCCCCTGCGCCCAGTCGATCACCACCTCCTTCTTCGACACCCCGACCGCACCCGACACGGCCTGCCTCTCCGGCCTCCGGCCGCCCGCATTCGACATCGCGCCCTGA
- a CDS encoding GNAT family N-acetyltransferase, whose amino-acid sequence MTLDIQPLDPHHATEETLDGYHLMRAAAWAVDFPEDPPLTREGAIGRLRTPPVHEGPGRVWAGHLDGRPAGTVRLSLPEAPNDGIANVEVCVHPELRRRGIGTALLRSVLPEVLESGREAKVRARCRMRAAGGRRGRPCRVRSGCRRRRW is encoded by the coding sequence GTGACCCTCGACATCCAGCCGCTCGATCCGCACCACGCCACCGAGGAGACCCTGGACGGCTACCACCTGATGCGGGCCGCAGCCTGGGCCGTCGACTTCCCCGAGGACCCGCCGCTGACGAGGGAGGGCGCGATCGGCCGGCTGCGCACCCCGCCGGTGCACGAGGGGCCGGGCCGGGTCTGGGCCGGCCACCTGGACGGGCGGCCGGCCGGCACGGTCCGGCTGTCGCTGCCCGAGGCGCCGAACGACGGCATCGCCAACGTCGAGGTGTGCGTCCACCCCGAGCTGCGGCGGCGCGGGATCGGCACCGCGCTGCTGCGGTCGGTACTGCCCGAGGTGTTGGAGTCCGGTCGCGAGGCGAAGGTCAGGGCGCGATGTCGAATGCGGGCGGCCGGAGGCCGGAGAGGCAGGCCGTGTCGGGTGCGGTCGGGGTGTCGAAGAAGGAGGTGGTGA
- a CDS encoding class I SAM-dependent methyltransferase: MSGSALSFGSAARLYDSIRPTYPVRAVTWAVGAEPVRVLDLGAGTGLLAGALRAVGHEVIAVEPDRQMRAVAAERHPGTQVLAGSAEDIPLPDESVDAVVVGQAYHWFTPQDALPQIHRVLRKGAPSLRCGTSVTIGPRGWRRCPASSAPRGTAWKVPGSTVR; the protein is encoded by the coding sequence ATGTCCGGCTCTGCGCTGTCCTTTGGTTCCGCCGCCCGCCTGTACGACTCGATCCGGCCCACCTACCCGGTGCGGGCGGTCACTTGGGCCGTCGGCGCCGAGCCGGTGCGGGTACTCGATCTGGGGGCGGGCACCGGGCTGCTGGCCGGTGCCCTGCGCGCCGTCGGCCACGAGGTGATCGCGGTCGAGCCCGACCGGCAGATGCGCGCCGTGGCCGCCGAACGTCACCCGGGCACGCAGGTGCTCGCCGGCAGCGCCGAGGACATCCCGTTGCCGGACGAGTCCGTCGACGCCGTCGTCGTCGGACAGGCCTACCACTGGTTCACCCCGCAGGACGCACTGCCGCAGATCCACCGGGTGCTGCGCAAGGGGGCGCCTTCGCTGCGCTGTGGAACATCCGTGACGATCGGACCCCGTGGGTGGCGGCGCTGTCCGGCATCGTCGGCACCGAGGGGTACGGCCTGGAAAGTGCCTGGCAGTACGGTCCGGTGA
- a CDS encoding roadblock/LC7 domain-containing protein, translated as MIRQRTNMDWMLKELAEGVPHARHVIVLSADGLRMAQYGTEPDTADRLAAACAGLQSLATAVGHEFPHGDGRMRLVVIEVGGGFFYLMAAGSRAYLAVLADEGVDAGLVGQRMRELVARIGEHLDTPPRNGEQVARAQPMP; from the coding sequence ATGATTCGGCAGCGGACCAACATGGACTGGATGCTCAAGGAGCTGGCAGAGGGCGTGCCGCACGCCCGCCACGTCATCGTGCTCTCCGCCGACGGTCTGCGGATGGCCCAGTACGGCACCGAGCCCGACACCGCCGACCGCCTCGCCGCCGCCTGCGCCGGGCTGCAGAGTCTGGCCACCGCGGTGGGACACGAGTTCCCGCACGGCGACGGCCGGATGCGGCTCGTCGTGATCGAGGTCGGCGGCGGATTCTTCTACCTGATGGCGGCCGGCTCCCGCGCCTACCTCGCGGTACTGGCCGACGAAGGTGTGGACGCCGGGCTGGTGGGCCAGCGGATGCGGGAGCTGGTCGCACGGATCGGCGAACACCTCGACACACCTCCGCGCAACGGCGAGCAGGTCGCGCGAGCGCAGCCGATGCCCTGA
- a CDS encoding cytochrome P450, with translation MAPVLVHGDLPAWLILGHSANLTAMRTPSRFSRDSRRWTAFQEGLVAADSPLMPVIAWQPLCVFADGEEHRRLRAAVTDGLNRLDRRGIRRHVTRYADQLVEEFGPSGRTDLVTRFAERLPMLVMTELLGMPEEYGPRLVDAARDMIKGTETAVASNDYIVDVLRRTMERKRVTPGADLVTWLMQHEAGLTDDEVMEHLRTVLLAANETTVNLISDTLMMVLTDQRFRAHLAGGQMTLPDALDQVLWDSPPFLLMAGRWATGDTELGGRQIKAGDMLLLGLAAGNVDPAVRPDLSKLLSGNRAHLSFGSGPHECPGQDIGRAIAETGIDILLTRLPDLQLTVAEPELTWTSSWLARHLVELPVHFTPPTAKAPAAAEPTVPTTRPAAAAPVTPSATPTAQPASQPPAQPPAAPEAGAQGVTVPRQLRGWWRTLTGRFRR, from the coding sequence GTGGCGCCCGTACTGGTGCACGGCGACCTCCCGGCGTGGCTGATCCTCGGGCACTCCGCGAACCTCACCGCCATGCGTACGCCGTCCCGCTTCTCCCGGGACTCCCGCCGCTGGACGGCATTCCAGGAGGGACTGGTCGCAGCGGACTCGCCGCTCATGCCGGTCATCGCCTGGCAGCCGCTGTGCGTGTTCGCGGACGGCGAGGAACACCGGCGTCTGCGCGCGGCGGTCACCGACGGCCTGAACCGCCTCGACCGGCGCGGGATCCGGCGCCACGTCACCCGCTACGCCGACCAGCTGGTCGAGGAGTTCGGCCCCTCCGGCCGGACCGATCTGGTGACCCGGTTCGCCGAGCGGCTGCCGATGCTGGTGATGACGGAGCTGCTCGGTATGCCCGAGGAGTACGGGCCCCGGCTGGTCGACGCCGCCCGCGACATGATCAAGGGCACCGAGACGGCCGTCGCGAGCAACGACTACATCGTGGACGTACTGCGCCGGACGATGGAGCGCAAGCGGGTGACACCCGGCGCCGACCTGGTGACCTGGCTGATGCAGCACGAGGCCGGACTCACCGACGACGAGGTGATGGAGCATCTGCGGACAGTCCTGCTCGCCGCGAACGAGACGACCGTCAATCTGATCTCGGACACCCTGATGATGGTCCTCACCGACCAGCGTTTCCGCGCCCACCTGGCCGGCGGCCAGATGACCCTGCCGGACGCTCTGGACCAGGTCCTCTGGGACTCCCCGCCGTTCCTGCTGATGGCGGGCCGCTGGGCCACCGGCGACACCGAACTCGGCGGCCGGCAGATCAAGGCCGGCGACATGCTCCTGCTCGGCCTGGCCGCCGGAAACGTCGATCCGGCCGTCCGCCCCGACCTGTCGAAACTGCTCTCCGGCAACCGCGCCCACCTGTCGTTCGGCAGTGGCCCGCACGAGTGCCCCGGCCAGGACATCGGCCGGGCCATCGCGGAGACCGGCATCGACATCCTGCTGACACGCCTGCCGGACCTCCAGCTCACCGTGGCCGAACCCGAATTGACCTGGACGTCGTCCTGGCTGGCCCGACACCTGGTCGAGCTGCCGGTGCATTTCACCCCGCCGACCGCCAAGGCGCCGGCCGCCGCCGAACCCACTGTCCCCACGACCCGACCGGCAGCAGCGGCACCGGTCACACCGTCCGCGACACCCACCGCGCAACCGGCGTCCCAGCCGCCCGCCCAGCCGCCGGCGGCGCCAGAAGCCGGAGCCCAGGGCGTCACCGTGCCCCGGCAACTGCGCGGCTGGTGGCGCACCTTGACCGGGAGGTTCCGGCGCTGA